One Cytophagales bacterium DNA window includes the following coding sequences:
- a CDS encoding pyridoxal-phosphate dependent enzyme, with the protein MAPKNPTLSDIRQAHQRIGQYILNTPILTSHSIDDITGSSIAFKCENFQKVGAFKMRGASNAIFSYRPEERETGFATHSSGNHAQAVALAAQLAGSKAYVVMPNNAPKVKVSAVKGYGAEIVFCEPNEKAREDTCKAVIEKTGAKFIHPFDDPAIIAGQATAAKEFIEEGQDVDIMMTPVGGGGLAAGTALSVQYLTPTTQVILAEPEEVNDAYQSFKTGKLVPATNKPTIADGLKTSLGELNFQIIQSHVKDIFTVSEKEIISAMRLVWERMKIIIEPSCAVPLAAVLKHKDVFAGKKIGIILTGGNVDLGNLPF; encoded by the coding sequence ATGGCTCCAAAAAATCCAACTTTAAGTGACATCCGCCAGGCGCATCAACGTATCGGGCAGTACATCCTCAATACACCAATCCTTACTTCACACTCTATTGATGACATCACCGGATCAAGCATTGCTTTTAAATGTGAAAATTTCCAGAAAGTAGGCGCCTTCAAAATGCGTGGAGCCAGCAACGCGATCTTCTCTTACAGACCTGAAGAGCGAGAAACAGGTTTTGCGACACACTCCTCGGGAAATCATGCGCAGGCTGTTGCATTAGCAGCACAGCTGGCGGGTAGCAAAGCTTATGTGGTGATGCCCAATAATGCTCCCAAAGTGAAGGTCAGTGCTGTGAAAGGATACGGCGCAGAAATCGTCTTTTGTGAGCCCAATGAAAAAGCCCGCGAAGACACCTGTAAGGCGGTAATTGAAAAAACCGGGGCAAAATTCATCCACCCATTCGATGATCCAGCCATCATTGCAGGACAGGCTACTGCCGCGAAAGAATTTATTGAAGAGGGCCAGGATGTTGATATCATGATGACTCCTGTTGGCGGGGGTGGTCTAGCTGCGGGCACTGCCTTGTCTGTGCAGTACCTGACTCCAACTACGCAAGTGATCCTTGCAGAACCAGAGGAAGTCAATGATGCTTACCAGTCTTTCAAAACGGGCAAACTGGTGCCTGCCACCAATAAACCCACCATTGCAGATGGGCTGAAAACTTCCTTGGGCGAATTGAATTTTCAGATCATTCAAAGCCACGTCAAAGACATATTTACGGTATCTGAAAAGGAGATCATTTCAGCCATGCGGCTGGTATGGGAGCGGATGAAGATCATCATCGAGCCTTCGTGTGCGGTTCCATTAGCCGCCGTTTTAAAACACAAAGACGTTTTTGCTGGTAAAAAAATCGGGATCATCCTGACCGGAGGCAATGTCGACTTGGGTAACTTACCTTTCTGA
- a CDS encoding diacylglycerol kinase family lipid kinase: MIANPKAGNNRAVDVAKKALDFLQKKGLDCQLVETTLDQNAQKVTEQHLTDDHTDLLVVGGDGTVNEAVNGMGSHTPALSILSSGTGNDFIKNIELGNNIDEQLDTALNGQLIDIDLGLCNRRKFLNGVGLGFDGQIVRDMLHRKTWLTGHAAYYYHVLRILASYQERTFEFSLDNNPHQKDLILMTIGNGTTFGGGFKLTPDAKLDDGLLDVCLIGAISAARRFLNVPRLSNGTHLKLKEIEVIQTKTLEIKENPLLEGHIDGEYLGKPPFSISLLPKALKVRVRK; encoded by the coding sequence ATCATCGCCAATCCGAAAGCGGGCAATAACCGTGCGGTTGATGTTGCCAAAAAGGCTTTAGATTTCCTTCAGAAAAAAGGACTCGATTGTCAATTGGTAGAAACAACACTTGATCAAAATGCGCAAAAGGTAACAGAACAGCATCTAACCGATGACCATACGGACCTGCTCGTTGTTGGTGGAGATGGCACGGTAAATGAAGCAGTAAATGGTATGGGCTCTCATACCCCTGCGCTATCTATATTATCTAGTGGTACAGGCAATGACTTCATCAAAAACATTGAATTAGGGAATAATATTGACGAGCAACTCGATACTGCGCTGAATGGTCAACTCATTGATATTGATCTGGGTCTTTGCAACAGGAGAAAATTCCTGAATGGCGTAGGTCTGGGTTTCGACGGGCAAATCGTACGAGACATGTTGCATCGCAAAACCTGGCTGACTGGACACGCGGCCTATTATTATCATGTGTTGAGGATCCTCGCTTCTTATCAGGAAAGGACTTTTGAGTTTTCTCTCGATAATAATCCTCATCAAAAAGACCTTATTCTGATGACCATTGGCAACGGAACCACTTTTGGTGGTGGTTTTAAACTTACGCCGGACGCCAAACTGGATGATGGATTATTGGACGTTTGCCTGATTGGGGCCATCAGTGCGGCCAGAAGGTTCCTGAATGTCCCCAGACTAAGTAACGGCACGCATCTAAAACTCAAAGAAATTGAGGTGATTCAAACAAAAACCCTGGAGATCAAAGAAAACCCCCTACTTGAAGGGCATATCGATGGCGAATATCTGGGCAAGCCTCCTTTCTCCATCAGTTTGTTGCCCAAGGCGCTGAAGGTGCGGGTAAGGAAGTAG
- the lgt gene encoding prolipoprotein diacylglyceryl transferase yields the protein MFPELITIGGITIHSYGFMIMLGAIMGYTYMSNDARKSLNISPDKIQTLAILIILGAFVGGKVLFYLEDPGYYFSPPSNMLKNFRTGFVFYGSLLFALPLSIWFFMKEKWPVWAMLDRLAITATIIHAFGRMGCFLAGCCYGLPTEAFHAVTFTHEHSKAKPLGEPLHPTQLYSVFLISSIFVVLYMFKRHKRFEGQLFFLYIMLYAAGRAVIEIFRGDIRRGFVIEGWLSHSQFISILLIAGAAWVYFYLSKRPKTSKPR from the coding sequence ATGTTTCCGGAATTAATTACCATTGGTGGGATCACCATCCATTCTTACGGTTTCATGATCATGCTCGGAGCGATCATGGGGTATACGTACATGAGTAACGATGCTAGGAAAAGCCTGAATATTAGCCCTGATAAGATCCAAACTTTGGCCATTCTCATCATTCTGGGGGCATTTGTAGGAGGAAAAGTTTTGTTCTATCTGGAAGATCCGGGCTACTACTTCAGTCCGCCATCCAACATGTTGAAGAATTTCCGTACAGGATTTGTGTTTTACGGTTCCTTACTGTTTGCACTGCCTTTGTCCATTTGGTTTTTCATGAAAGAAAAATGGCCAGTTTGGGCGATGTTGGACCGATTGGCCATTACTGCGACCATCATTCATGCGTTTGGTCGGATGGGCTGTTTTTTAGCCGGATGTTGTTACGGCTTGCCTACAGAGGCTTTTCATGCAGTGACATTTACACACGAACATTCCAAAGCGAAGCCACTGGGTGAACCATTGCATCCTACGCAATTATATTCTGTATTCCTGATCTCCTCCATTTTTGTGGTGTTATATATGTTCAAGAGGCACAAGCGTTTTGAAGGCCAGCTTTTCTTCCTCTACATCATGTTATATGCAGCCGGAAGAGCAGTCATTGAAATATTCCGTGGAGATATTCGTAGAGGATTTGTGATCGAAGGCTGGTTGTCGCATTCGCAGTTCATTTCAATTCTGTTGATTGCTGGTGCCGCCTGGGTGTATTTCTACTTATCCAAGCGACCAAAGACGAGTAAGCCGAGGTAA
- a CDS encoding PaaI family thioesterase, whose product MSATPDYFQDHMPENVCFGCGNANHEGLQIKSYWEGEVSICQWMPEEKYHGWANLLNGGIMATLVDCHCMGTAMAYAYQAENRDLDSEPVYRYATGSLELKYLKPTSNLHPVELRAEVVEAKGRKVVLTCQILSQGVVTAEAKAVAIRVFDSSQPAENNPFV is encoded by the coding sequence ATGAGCGCAACACCTGATTACTTTCAAGATCACATGCCGGAAAATGTATGTTTCGGATGTGGCAACGCCAATCACGAGGGCTTGCAGATCAAAAGTTATTGGGAAGGAGAAGTCTCCATTTGCCAGTGGATGCCAGAAGAAAAGTACCATGGATGGGCCAATTTGCTCAATGGTGGGATCATGGCGACACTGGTAGACTGCCATTGCATGGGTACGGCCATGGCGTATGCTTATCAGGCGGAGAACCGAGATCTTGATTCAGAGCCAGTCTATAGATATGCCACCGGGAGTCTGGAACTCAAATATTTGAAGCCGACTTCTAATTTACATCCTGTTGAATTGCGTGCCGAAGTGGTAGAAGCCAAAGGACGCAAAGTCGTATTGACCTGCCAGATCCTGAGTCAGGGAGTCGTGACAGCAGAGGCCAAAGCCGTAGCCATTCGTGTGTTTGATAGTAGCCAACCTGCAGAAAATAACCCATTTGTCTGA
- a CDS encoding OmpA family protein, giving the protein MRTKIFSTLLTLIVLFPAYAQSVKKLMEEADMTLYREQFEAAIAKYDEVLDKKPDHSRAKYHQLIAKHLSSLRGKDLKDLLAFEDTQGHTDKFYNYWMGRVHLMRYEFELAERHFDAFLELDTYRSKEIIKETLDFKDIIARAKDYYDNPSEFELEQLDYPINSKHADLSPGYFNDHNELVFTSSRPTSDWKKSPNDFLVFHTLKKSSNGWSTPEVLRNIGVLPNNAPKVEVVNEDGKLFIYKNQNGGDLFFSSPKEFGWTIPEEFDSKITTTRLESDFFINDEENQILFASKRGGNGLDIYESVLKVDGTWSSPKPIAGKVNSRFDEDSPFISHDGQTLYFSSNRPESMGGFDVFQSQYNSVTKTWSEPVNLGFPINTIDDEINYQLQEDNLSGFLSSNRLHSLGDYDIYYFHKEGQARLEGTIVDEKGLPMANAIINYHPEKYLDESFSTMTDENGYYQLQLFSNEAYRVEVFDDLTLVHEDRFSTTITGHKKLLINDLKLVEAVKTEQTDFVALYEGGSEEQSESLSMLGSKFRVGQKAVLRNIYFQSGSAAINLEAAPIIDQVVNVLTDYPEIKLEIGGHTDNRETRGNRNETSLMRAETVKNQLVLQGIDPTRVVTRGYADSEPLASNDDEEDGRELNRRIEVRVIE; this is encoded by the coding sequence ATGAGAACCAAAATTTTCAGCACCTTACTTACGCTCATTGTTCTTTTTCCTGCTTACGCTCAATCTGTGAAAAAACTCATGGAAGAGGCAGACATGACGTTATATCGAGAACAATTTGAAGCTGCCATTGCCAAATACGATGAAGTTCTTGACAAAAAGCCAGACCATAGCCGGGCAAAATACCACCAACTGATCGCCAAACACTTGTCATCCCTTCGTGGCAAAGACTTGAAAGATCTTTTGGCATTTGAAGACACACAAGGACATACGGATAAGTTTTATAATTATTGGATGGGGCGTGTGCATCTGATGCGATACGAATTTGAGCTGGCGGAACGCCATTTCGATGCATTTCTTGAATTGGACACTTATAGAAGTAAAGAGATCATCAAGGAAACGCTGGATTTTAAGGACATCATTGCACGTGCCAAAGATTACTACGACAATCCTTCGGAATTCGAATTGGAGCAGCTGGATTATCCAATCAATTCAAAGCATGCTGATCTCTCGCCTGGTTATTTCAATGATCACAATGAATTGGTGTTTACCTCCTCCAGACCTACTTCCGATTGGAAAAAGTCCCCGAATGACTTCCTGGTATTCCATACCCTGAAAAAAAGCAGCAACGGCTGGTCCACCCCCGAAGTACTTCGCAATATTGGTGTCCTGCCGAACAATGCTCCTAAAGTGGAAGTAGTGAATGAAGATGGTAAATTGTTCATTTATAAGAACCAAAATGGAGGAGACCTGTTTTTCAGCAGTCCCAAGGAATTTGGATGGACAATCCCTGAGGAATTTGATTCTAAGATCACCACCACGCGCCTGGAATCCGATTTCTTCATCAATGACGAGGAAAACCAGATCCTTTTCGCGTCGAAAAGAGGTGGCAATGGCCTTGATATTTATGAGTCCGTGCTTAAGGTCGATGGCACCTGGTCTTCGCCAAAGCCCATCGCAGGAAAAGTAAATAGCCGTTTCGATGAAGATAGCCCTTTCATTTCTCATGATGGGCAAACGCTTTATTTCAGCTCGAATCGCCCTGAATCCATGGGTGGCTTTGATGTCTTTCAGTCGCAATACAATTCAGTAACAAAAACCTGGTCAGAGCCTGTCAACCTGGGTTTTCCGATCAATACCATCGATGATGAAATTAACTATCAGTTGCAGGAAGACAACCTTTCCGGATTTTTGAGCTCCAACCGACTACATAGTCTTGGCGATTATGACATTTACTATTTCCACAAAGAAGGTCAGGCCAGACTGGAAGGTACTATCGTTGATGAAAAGGGCCTGCCTATGGCCAATGCGATCATCAATTATCATCCTGAAAAATACCTGGATGAATCATTCAGCACCATGACAGATGAAAATGGCTATTACCAGCTTCAATTGTTCTCAAATGAAGCTTATCGAGTCGAAGTTTTTGATGACCTGACCTTGGTACATGAAGATAGATTCAGTACCACCATCACCGGACATAAGAAATTGCTTATCAATGATCTGAAATTGGTTGAAGCGGTTAAAACGGAACAGACGGATTTTGTAGCATTGTATGAAGGAGGATCCGAAGAGCAAAGTGAAAGCCTAAGCATGCTAGGGTCTAAATTCAGGGTAGGCCAAAAAGCAGTCCTCCGGAATATTTATTTCCAATCCGGCTCTGCAGCCATCAACCTTGAAGCAGCTCCGATCATCGATCAGGTGGTTAATGTATTGACCGACTATCCGGAGATCAAACTGGAAATCGGCGGACACACAGATAACCGGGAAACGCGCGGAAATCGTAACGAAACTTCCTTGATGCGTGCAGAAACTGTGAAAAACCAATTGGTCCTTCAAGGCATTGATCCTACCCGCGTGGTAACCCGGGGTTACGCAGATTCCGAGCCACTGGCCTCCAATGATGATGAAGAAGATGGACGGGAACTCAACAGAAGAATAGAAGTGCGTGTGATCGAATAG
- a CDS encoding tachylectin-related carbohydrate-binding protein, translated as MKFKHIIAGFLILSGIQATAQVTLSEILNEAQKGYNTASNTLSSYEKEFANWSNSTGQSFTQFVQSTEGTMRGVADQMVQDLENAVAQLQSISDLKCDNYMSPVLSQINNINTPLDNYNDGIVSAATCKTCITKAVQGFVCKLPEIFEGNVALMQRIEGALANSGSSGPAGAMASLVYEDFANSLLYVLETKDKMIAQSGITLTTKGLKQLYSGSNCEQYGEIAVETIISIAKNENPTTRAQKITNKLLLIIKTLDATGSLNEALAKKEGKSQQVPAAPGMSASTEKIGTGWGDFEKVFASNNQTVYGIKTNGDLYSYQYKPASKSWAGGQVVGSGWNVYTKVFTGVNGTVYGIEPNGDLYWYKHTNVLASTWQGRSKIGSGWQHFKQVDGTSNGMIYASNTSGELLIYRHDDNGNASFHQGSGDKIGTGWGASKYLLLGENGIIFNALSNGDLYWYMNIGFGDNFLNNGYGLLVSTDWDNFTHVFGGKDNVVYGIKSNGDLHRLAFN; from the coding sequence ATGAAATTTAAACATATAATCGCCGGATTCCTGATTTTATCTGGTATTCAGGCCACAGCTCAGGTGACGCTCTCAGAAATTCTCAATGAAGCCCAAAAAGGATACAACACCGCGAGTAATACCCTGAGCTCCTATGAAAAAGAGTTCGCAAACTGGAGTAATAGCACCGGGCAGTCATTTACACAATTCGTACAGAGCACTGAAGGCACGATGCGAGGAGTCGCTGACCAAATGGTGCAGGACCTTGAAAATGCTGTCGCACAACTTCAATCTATTTCGGATTTGAAATGTGACAATTATATGTCTCCGGTACTCAGCCAAATCAACAATATCAATACGCCACTAGACAATTATAACGATGGCATCGTAAGTGCTGCTACTTGCAAAACCTGCATTACGAAGGCCGTACAGGGGTTCGTTTGTAAGCTTCCGGAAATCTTTGAGGGAAATGTGGCACTGATGCAACGAATCGAGGGTGCCCTCGCAAATTCTGGAAGTAGTGGACCCGCTGGTGCCATGGCCTCTCTGGTTTATGAAGATTTTGCGAATAGCTTGTTGTATGTCCTTGAAACCAAAGACAAGATGATTGCTCAATCCGGCATTACCTTAACCACCAAAGGACTAAAACAACTGTACAGCGGGAGTAATTGTGAGCAATACGGTGAGATCGCTGTAGAAACGATTATCAGTATAGCAAAAAATGAAAATCCGACGACACGGGCCCAAAAAATAACGAACAAGCTCTTATTGATCATCAAGACTTTGGATGCCACTGGTTCTCTTAATGAAGCTTTGGCTAAAAAAGAAGGCAAAAGTCAGCAAGTGCCCGCAGCTCCCGGCATGAGTGCTTCTACAGAAAAAATCGGTACCGGTTGGGGTGATTTTGAAAAGGTCTTTGCCAGCAATAACCAAACCGTTTACGGGATAAAAACAAACGGCGATTTGTACAGCTATCAGTATAAACCTGCTTCAAAATCATGGGCAGGTGGTCAGGTTGTAGGGTCCGGATGGAACGTCTACACCAAAGTATTTACTGGAGTAAATGGCACCGTTTATGGAATTGAGCCGAATGGTGATTTGTACTGGTACAAACACACCAATGTACTGGCCTCCACCTGGCAGGGAAGAAGTAAAATCGGATCTGGATGGCAGCATTTCAAACAGGTCGACGGAACGAGTAACGGAATGATTTATGCCTCCAATACAAGTGGCGAATTATTGATCTATCGTCATGACGATAACGGTAACGCTAGTTTTCATCAAGGGTCCGGAGACAAAATCGGTACCGGGTGGGGGGCTTCCAAATATTTGCTGCTCGGTGAGAATGGGATCATCTTCAACGCTTTGTCCAATGGCGACCTTTATTGGTACATGAATATTGGATTTGGTGACAATTTTCTTAATAATGGCTATGGTTTACTGGTAAGTACCGATTGGGACAATTTTACGCATGTATTCGGAGGAAAGGACAATGTGGTTTACGGCATCAAATCAAATGGTGATTTGCATCGATTGGCTTTTAATTGA
- a CDS encoding ATP-binding protein, with protein MDIIAKIREIEEFQDIPQHQLDWLVKNAEAKTLKEGDFIFQPGDPFDHMFVILTGKYVMKVLQNNQFKVVANLEGPLITGLLPYSRAKEVRGYGETTRQGEVLALHRKHFREMIVEHEELTTALVHTMSTRIREFTKVQQQNEKLMSLGKLSAGLAHELNNPAAAVVRSAQFMKELQASTPEKFKKVLQIKLSDDQVDGVTNLLFSKIHSGIVSLSMMDRSEKEDELLDWLDDREVENSEDIADNMVDFGFTEDELDEAYEGIPDEHIGPSVNWMNQVLTTEKLVSEIEDASSRIGELVKSIKSYTHMDQSPEMKPIDIHEGLDNTLVMLNHKLKKSNIELIKDYDATLANVDALPSALNQVWTNLIDNAIDAMKSADKRQLRIETMRDGEFVNINVQDSGSGIPEDIRDKIFDPFFTTKEVGEGTGIGLELVHRIITNDHNGSIKVKSKPGDTVFQVCFPVKAS; from the coding sequence ATGGACATTATCGCTAAAATCAGAGAGATCGAGGAGTTTCAGGATATTCCTCAACACCAGCTGGATTGGTTGGTCAAAAATGCTGAGGCGAAAACCCTGAAAGAGGGTGATTTCATCTTTCAGCCGGGAGATCCTTTTGATCACATGTTCGTCATTCTTACCGGGAAATATGTGATGAAAGTCCTCCAGAACAATCAATTTAAGGTAGTGGCCAATCTGGAAGGACCGCTAATCACGGGCTTATTGCCCTATTCTCGAGCCAAAGAAGTGAGGGGTTATGGCGAAACCACCCGACAAGGGGAAGTATTAGCCTTGCATAGAAAGCACTTCCGGGAAATGATAGTAGAGCATGAAGAGCTTACTACCGCACTTGTTCATACCATGAGTACCCGGATCCGGGAATTCACAAAGGTGCAGCAGCAAAATGAAAAGCTGATGTCACTTGGTAAGCTGTCCGCTGGTTTAGCCCATGAGCTGAATAATCCCGCTGCGGCTGTGGTACGCAGTGCACAATTCATGAAAGAACTTCAGGCAAGCACCCCTGAGAAGTTCAAAAAGGTCTTGCAAATCAAACTGAGTGATGATCAAGTCGATGGTGTCACCAATCTATTGTTTTCCAAAATCCATTCAGGTATCGTTTCTCTGTCCATGATGGACCGATCCGAGAAGGAAGACGAGCTGCTCGACTGGCTGGACGACCGGGAAGTCGAAAACTCCGAAGATATCGCCGATAATATGGTGGACTTTGGTTTTACGGAAGATGAATTAGATGAAGCCTATGAAGGCATCCCCGACGAGCACATTGGTCCTTCGGTCAATTGGATGAATCAGGTATTGACTACCGAAAAACTCGTGAGTGAAATAGAAGATGCCTCCTCCAGAATCGGGGAGTTGGTGAAAAGCATCAAGAGCTATACCCACATGGACCAGTCCCCCGAGATGAAACCCATCGATATTCACGAAGGGCTGGACAATACACTGGTCATGCTCAATCATAAATTAAAAAAATCAAATATTGAGTTGATCAAAGACTATGATGCAACACTAGCCAATGTGGATGCTTTGCCGAGTGCGCTGAACCAGGTTTGGACCAACTTAATTGATAACGCCATCGACGCGATGAAGTCCGCAGACAAGCGACAGCTCCGGATCGAGACCATGCGTGACGGTGAGTTTGTAAATATTAATGTTCAGGATTCGGGCAGTGGCATCCCGGAGGACATCCGCGACAAAATTTTTGACCCTTTCTTTACTACTAAAGAAGTGGGGGAAGGGACAGGCATCGGACTTGAGCTGGTACATCGGATCATTACCAATGACCACAACGGCTCCATTAAAGTTAAATCTAAACCAGGCGATACCGTATTTCAGGTTTGCTTTCCTGTTAAAGCTTCTTAA
- a CDS encoding FAD-dependent oxidoreductase, with translation MKKPIIFLLDDDPSVLKAVQRDVRGAYRKEYRILSTQSANEALESLKELKQKGETVALFLSDQRMPEMLGVEFLEQAKVLFPDAKRVLLTAYSDTEAAIKAINDVQLDYYLMKPWDPPEEKLFPVLNDLLDEWQSAYVPEFSGIKVLGYQWSPKSHAIKDFLAGNLIPYRWLDIELEQSVGELIETYGLDMAELPIIIFEDGSFLNNPTLQQIGEKIGLSSHAKQTMYDVAIIGAGPAGLAAAVYGGSEGLNTVLIEKRAPGGQAGTSSRIENYLGFPKGLSGSELSRRAITQATRFGIEFLSPQEVQDISSKDSYKCISLADGSQINARTVIITTGVNYRTHPAKSIDNFTGAGVYYGAATTEAGSIKDKEVYIVGGGNSAGQAAMYLSKFASNVHIIIRKPDLSSSMSSYLIDQIGETPNIHIKGYTELTEVCGTERLEKIKLRNNQTAEEWEAEAAGLFIFIGAKPVTDWLTMDVLKDEKGFLETGPALRKYGNFKDVWKHQREPFLLETCVSGIFAAGDVRSGAMNRVASAVGEGSMAIKFVHEYLANH, from the coding sequence ATGAAAAAACCAATCATATTCCTACTAGACGATGACCCTTCAGTACTAAAAGCAGTACAACGCGATGTACGTGGGGCTTATCGTAAAGAATATCGAATCCTTTCGACCCAATCGGCCAATGAGGCCCTGGAATCCCTGAAGGAACTCAAGCAAAAAGGCGAAACCGTCGCTTTATTCCTTTCTGATCAGCGGATGCCCGAAATGCTGGGTGTGGAATTTTTGGAGCAGGCAAAAGTCCTGTTTCCTGATGCCAAACGGGTGTTGCTTACTGCTTATTCCGATACCGAAGCTGCAATTAAGGCCATTAATGATGTGCAGCTGGACTACTACCTGATGAAGCCCTGGGATCCGCCTGAAGAAAAACTTTTCCCGGTACTCAATGACCTCCTCGACGAATGGCAAAGTGCATACGTGCCGGAATTTTCGGGCATCAAAGTGTTGGGCTACCAATGGTCGCCGAAATCACATGCGATCAAAGATTTCCTCGCCGGAAACCTAATCCCTTACCGATGGCTGGACATTGAATTGGAACAAAGCGTTGGTGAATTGATCGAAACGTATGGCCTGGACATGGCAGAGTTGCCGATCATCATTTTTGAAGATGGCTCTTTTCTGAACAATCCTACGCTTCAGCAAATTGGGGAAAAGATCGGATTAAGTTCCCATGCGAAACAAACCATGTACGACGTAGCCATCATTGGGGCAGGACCAGCAGGGTTGGCCGCTGCCGTATACGGAGGATCGGAAGGTTTGAATACGGTACTGATCGAAAAACGTGCGCCGGGTGGACAGGCAGGAACAAGTTCACGAATAGAAAACTACCTGGGATTCCCAAAAGGTCTGAGCGGCTCGGAATTGTCCAGAAGAGCAATCACGCAAGCGACACGTTTTGGTATCGAGTTCCTTTCACCACAGGAAGTACAGGATATTTCTTCAAAAGACAGTTACAAATGCATCAGCCTGGCAGATGGGTCTCAGATCAATGCCCGGACGGTCATCATCACTACCGGAGTGAATTATCGGACGCATCCCGCAAAAAGCATTGACAACTTTACGGGAGCAGGTGTGTATTATGGCGCTGCCACCACAGAAGCCGGATCAATCAAAGACAAAGAAGTCTACATCGTAGGTGGGGGGAATTCTGCCGGACAGGCTGCCATGTATCTTTCCAAGTTTGCTTCCAATGTGCATATTATCATTCGCAAGCCGGATTTGAGTTCGAGCATGTCTTCCTACCTGATCGATCAGATTGGGGAAACCCCGAACATTCACATCAAAGGCTATACGGAACTTACGGAAGTTTGCGGAACAGAAAGACTGGAGAAAATCAAATTGCGCAACAACCAGACCGCTGAGGAATGGGAAGCTGAAGCCGCCGGGCTTTTCATCTTTATCGGTGCGAAACCAGTAACCGACTGGCTGACCATGGATGTCCTTAAAGACGAAAAAGGTTTCCTGGAAACAGGACCTGCTTTACGGAAGTATGGCAACTTCAAAGACGTCTGGAAACATCAACGTGAGCCATTCCTGTTGGAAACCTGTGTTTCCGGGATCTTTGCGGCAGGTGATGTACGATCTGGTGCCATGAACAGGGTGGCCAGTGCGGTAGGAGAAGGATCGATGGCCATCAAGTTTGTGCACGAGTATTTAGCGAATCATTAA